A part of Rhinolophus ferrumequinum isolate MPI-CBG mRhiFer1 chromosome 11, mRhiFer1_v1.p, whole genome shotgun sequence genomic DNA contains:
- the MADD gene encoding MAP kinase-activating death domain protein isoform X18, which produces MVQKKKFCPRLLDYLVIVGARHPSSDSVAQTPELLRRYPLEDHAEFPLPPDVVFFCQPEGCLSVRQRRMSLRDDTSFVFTLTDKDTGVTRYGICVNFYRSFQKRMPKEKGEAGAGSRGKDGARASCASEELGTESSESGSSLQPPSTDSTPDVNQSPRGKRRAKAGSRSRNSTLTSLCVLSHYPFFSTFRECLYTLKRMVDCCSERLLGKKLGLPRGIQRDTMWRIFTGSLLVEERSSALLHDLREIEAWIYRLLRSPVPVSGQKRVDIEVLPQELQQALTFALPDPSRFSLVDFPLHLPLELLGVDACLQVLTCILLEHKVVLQSRDYNALSMSVMAFVAMIYPLEYMFPVIPLLPTCMASAEQLLLAPTPYIIGVPASFFLYKLDFKMPDDVWLVDLDSSRVIAPTNAEVLPVLPEPESLELKKHLKQALASMSLNTQPILNLEKFHEGQEIPLLLGKPSNDLQSTPSTEFNPLIYGNDVDSVDVATRVAMVRFFNSPNVLQGFQMHTRTLRLFPRPVVAFQAGSFLASRPRQTPFAEKLARTQAVEYFGEWILNPTNYAFQRIHNNMFDPALIGDKPKWYAHQLQPIHYRVYDGNSQLAEALSVPPERDSDSEPTDDSGSDSMEYDDSSSSYSSLGDFVSEMMKCDINGDTPNVDPLTHAALGDASEVKIDELQNQKEAEEPGPDSENSQENPPPRSSTAASSSPSTTVHGASSAPADSAEMDDKAAGGLCRPLPPVPPSVGKSGVDRRQTEIGEGSVRRRTYDNPYFEPQYGFPPEEDEDEQGESYTPRFSQHVSGNRAQRLLRPNSLKLASDSDAESDSRASSPTSTVSNNSTEGFGGIMSFASSLYRNHSTSFSLSNLTLPTKGARDKTTPFPSLKGNRRALVDQKSSVIKHSPTVKREPPSPQGRSSNSSENQQFLKEVVHSVLDGQGVGWLNMKKVRRLLESEQLRVFVLSKLNRTVQSEDDARQDVIPDVEISRKVYKGMLDLLKCTVLSLEQSYAHAGLGGMASIFGLLEIAQTHYYSKEPDKRKRSPTETVITPVGKDLGLAGRGDPKAMAQLRVPQLGPRAPSATGKGPKELDTRSLKEENFVASVGPEVIKPVFDLGETEEKKSQISADSGVSLTSGSQRTDPDSVTGVSPPVMIRSSSQDSEVSTVSNSSGETLGADSDLSSNAGDGPGGEGSTHLTSSRGTLSDSEIETNSATSAIFGKAHSLKPSVKEKLVGSPVRSSEDVSQRVYLYEGLLGKERSTLWDQMQFWEDAFLDAVMLEREGMGMDQGPQEMIDRYLSLGEHDRKRLEDDEDRLLATLLHNLISYMLLVKVNKNDIRKKVRRLMGKSHIGLVYSQQINEVLDQLTDLNGRDLSIRSSGSRHIKKQTFVVHAGTDTNGDIFFMEVCDDCVVLRSNIGTVYERWWYEKLINMTYCPKTKVLCLWRRNGSETQLNKFYTKKCRELYYCVKDSMERAAARQQSIKPGPELGGEFPVQDMKTGEGGLLQVTLEGINLKFMHNQVFIELNHIKKCNTVRGVFVLEEFVPEIKEVVSHKYKTPMAHEICYSVLCLFSYVAAVRSSEEDLRTPPRPVSS; this is translated from the exons ATGGTGCAAAAGAAGAAGTTCTGTCCTCGGTTACTTGACTATCTGGTGATCGTAGGCGCCAG GCACCCGAGCAGTGACAGTGTGGCCCAGACTCCAGAGCTGCTCCGGCGATACCCGCTAGAGGACCATGCCGAGTTTCCCCTGCCCCCAGACGTAGTGTTTTTCTGCCAGCCCGAGGGCTGTCTGAGTGTGCGGCAACGGCGCATGAGCCTGCGGGATGACACCTCTTTTGTCTTCACCCTCACTGACAAGGACACTGGAGTCACGCGTTATGGCATCTGTGTTAACTTCTACCGCTCCTTTCAGAAGCGAATGCCTAAGGAAAAGGGGGAAGCTGGAGCAGGGTCCCGGGGGAAGGACGGAGCCCGGGCCAGCTGTGCCTCAGAAGAGCTTGGCACCGAGAGCTCGGAGAGTGGCTCGTCCCTGCAGCCCCCCAGCACTGACTCCACCCCTGATGTGAACCAGTCTCCTCGTGGAAAGCGCCGGGCCAAGGCGGGGAGCCGTTCCCGCAACAGTACTCTGACGTCCCTGTGCGTGCTCAGCCACTACCCCTTCTTCTCCACCTTCCGGGAGTGTCTGTACACCCTCAAACGTATGGTGGACTGCTGTAGCGAGCGACTGCTGGGCAAGAAGCTGGGCCTCCCTCGAGGCATACAAAG GGACACCATGTGGCGCATCTTTACGGGATCACTGCTAGTGGAGGAGAGGTCAAGTGCCCTTCTGCACGACCTTCGAGAGATTGAGGCCTGGATCTATCGACTGCTGCGTTCCCCGGTCCCCGTCTCTGGGCAGAAGCGAGTAGACATTGAGGTCCTGCCCCAGGAGCTCCAGCAGGCTCTGACCTTTGCTCTCCCAGACCCCTCTCGGTTCAGCCTGGTGGATTTCCCGCTGCACCTTCCCTTGGAACTTCTGGGTGTGGATGCCTGTCTTCAGGTGCTAACCTGCATCCTGTTAGAGCACAAG GTGGTGCTACAGTCCCGAGACTACAACGCACTGTCCATGTCTGTGATGGCATTTGTGGCAATGATCTACCCCCTGGAGTATATGTTTCCTGTTATCCCACTGCTGCCCACCTGTATGGCATCAGCAGAGCAG CTGCTGTTGGCTCCAACGCCGTACATCATCGGTGTCCCTGCCAGCTTCTTCCTCTACAAACTGGACTTCAAAATGCCTGATGATGTATGGCTAGTGGATCTGGACAGCAGTCGG GTGATTGCTCCCACCAATGCAGAAGTGCTACCTGTCCTGCCAGAACCAGAGTCATTAGAATTGAAAAAACACTTAAAGCAG GCCCTCGCCAGCATGAGTCTCAACACCCAGCCAATCCTCAATCTGGAGAAATTCCATGAGGGCCAGGAGATCCCCCTTCTCTTGGGAAAGCCTTCTAATGACCTGCAGTCCACACCGTCCACTGAATTCAACCCTCTCATCTATGGCAATGACGTGGATTCTGTGGATGTCGCCACCAG AGTGGCCATGGTCCGTTTCTTCAACTCCCCCAACGTGCTGCAGGGCTTTCAGATGCACACGCGCACCCTGCGTCTCTTCCCGCGGCCTGTGGTAGCTTTTCAGGCTGGCTCCTTTCTAGCCTCACGTCCCCGGCAGACTCCTTTCGCTGAGAAATTGGCCAGGACTCAGGCTGTGGAGTACTTTGGGGAATGGATCCTTAACCCCACCAACTATGCCTTTCAGCGAATTCACAACA ACATGTTTGATCCGGCTCTGATCGGTGACAAGCCAAAGTGGTATGCTCACCAGCTGCAGCCCATCCATTATCGAGTCTATGATGGCAATTCCCAGCTGGCGGAGGCGCTGAGTGTGCCCCCAGAGCGTGACTCCGATTCTGAGCCCACTGATGACAG TGGCAGTGATAGTATGGAGTATGATGACTCAAGCTCTTCTTACTCCTCCCTTGGTGACTTTGTTAGTGAAATGATGAAATGTGACATCAATGGTGATACTCCTA ACGTGGATCCTCTGACACATGCGGCCTTGGGAGATGCCAGTGAGGTGAAGATTGACGAGCTGCAGAaccagaaggaagcagaggaacCTGGCCCAGACAGCGAGAACTCGCAGGAAAACCCCCCACCGCGCTCCAGCACCGCcgccagcagcagccccagcaccACCGTCCACGGAGCCAGTTCT GCACCTGCTGACTCAGCGGAGATGGATGATAAGGCGGCAGGAGGCCTCTGCAGACCCCTCCCTCCCGTGCCTCCCAGCGTTGGCAAATCGGGCGTGGACAGGCGTCAGACAGAAATTGGAGAGGGGTCAGTGCGCCGGCGAACCTATGACAACCCATACTTCGAGCCCCAATATGGCTTTCCCCCTGAGGAAGATGAGGATGAGCAGGGGGAAAGTTATACTCCCCGATTCAGCCAACATGTCAGTGGCAATCG GGCTCAAAGGCTGCTGCGGCCCAACAGCTTGAAACTGGCAAGCGACTCCGATGCAGAGTCAGACTCTCGAGCGAGCTCTCCCACCTCCACCGTCTCCAACAACAGCACCGAGGGCTTCGGGGGCATCATGTCTTTTGCCA GCAGCCTATATCGGAACCACAGTACAAGCTTCAGTCTTTCAAACCTCACACTGCCCACCAAAGGTGCTCGGGACAAGACCACGCCCTTCCCCAGTCTGAAAG GAAACAGGAGGGCCTTAGTGGACCAGAAGTCATCTGTCATTAAACACAGCCCAACAGTGAAGAGAGAGCCTCCATCACCCCAGGGTCGATCCAGCAATTCTAg TGAGAACCAGCAGTTCCTGAAGGAGGTGGTGCACAGCGTGCTGGATGGCCAGGGGGTTGGCTGGCTCAACATGAAAAAGGTGCGACGGCTGCTGGAGAGCGAGCAGCTGCGAGTCTTCGTCCTGAGCAAGCTGAACCGCACCGTGCAGTCAGAGGACGATGCCCGGCAGGACGTCATCCCAGATGTG GAGATCAGCCGAAAGGTGTACAAGGGAATGCTAGACCTGCTCAAGTGCACGGTGCTCAGTCTGGAGCAGTCCTATGCCCACGCAGGTCTCGGCGGCATGGCCAGCATCTTCGGCCTTCTGGAGATCGCGCAGACCCACTATTATAGCAAAG AACCAGACAAGCGGAAGAGAAGTCCAACAGAGACTGTAATTACACCAGTTGGCAAGGATCTTGGCCTGGCCGGGCGGGGAGACCCAAAGGCGATGGCACAGCTAAGAGTTCCCCAGCTGGGACCTCGGGCACCAAGTGCTACAGGAAAGGGTCCCAAGGAACTGGACACCAGAAGTTTAAAGGAAGAGAATTTTGTAGCGTCTGTTG GGCCTGAAGTAATCAAACCTGTCTTCGACCTTGGtgagacagaggagaaaaagtCCCAGATCAGCGCAGATAGTGGTGTGAGCCTGACATCTGGTTCCCAG AGGACTGATCCCGACTCCGTCACTGGTGTGAGTCCACCTGTTATGATCCGAAGTTCAAGTCAGGATTCTGAAGTTAGCACC gtGAGTAATAGTTCTGGAGAGACCCTTGGAGCAGACAGTGACTTGAGCAGCAACGCAGGTGATGGACCAGGTGGCGAGGGAAGCACCCACTTGACAAGCTCTCGGGGTACTTTGTCTGATAGTGAAATTGAGACCAACTCTGCCACCAGCGCCATCTTT GGTAAAGCCCACAGCTTGAAGCCGAGTGTAAAGGAGAAGCTGGTGGGCAGCCCAGTACGCTCTTCTGAAGATGTAAGCCAGCGAGTTTATCTCTACGAGGGACTCCTAG GCAAAGAACGTTCTACCTTATGGGACCAAATGCAGTTCTGGGAAGATGCGTTCTTAGATGCTGTGATGTTGGAGAGAGAAGGGATGGGTATGGACCAGGGTCCCCAGGAAATGATAGACAG GTACCTGTCCTTGGGAGAACATGACCGGAAGCGCCTAGAGGATGATGAAGATCGCTTGCTGGCCACACTGTTGCACAATCTCATCTCCTACATGCTCCTGGTGAAG GTAAATAAGAATGACATCCGGAAGAAAGTGAGACGCCTAATGGGAAAGTCCCATATTGGGCTTGTGTACAGCCAGCAAATCAATGAAGTGCTTGATCAGCTGACAGACCTG AATGGACGTGATCTTTCTATTCGGTCCAGTGGCAGCCGGCACATAAAGAAGCAGACATTTGTGGTACATGCGGGGACAGACACAAATGGAGATATCTTTTTTATGGAG GTGTGTGACGACTGCGTGGTGTTACGCAGTAACATCGGGACGGTATACGAGCGCTGGTGGTACGAGAAGCTCATCAACATGACCTACTGTCCCAAGACCAAGGTCTTGTGCTTGTGGCGTAGAAACGGCTCTGAGACCCAGCTCAACAAATTCTACACCAAGAAG TGTCGGGAGCTGTACTACTGTGTGAAGGATAGCATGGAGCGTGCGGCCGCCCGCCAGCAAAGCATCAAACCTG GACCTGAACTAGGTGGCGAGTTCCCTGTGCAGGACATGAAGACTGGTGAGGGTGGCTTGCTGCAGGTCACCCTAGAAGGGATCAATCTCAAGTTCATGCACAACCAG GTTTTCATAGAGCTGAATCACATTAAAAAGTGCAATACAGTTCGAGGCGTCTTTGTCCTGGAGGAATTTG TTCCTGAAATTAAAGAAGTGGTGAGCCACAAGTACAAGACACCAATG GCCCACGAGATCTGCTACTCTGTGTTGTGTCTCTTCTCGTATGTGGCTGCAGTTCGTAGCAGTGAGGAAGATCTCAGAACCCCACCCCGGCCCGTCTCTAGCTGA
- the MADD gene encoding MAP kinase-activating death domain protein isoform X11, which produces MVQKKKFCPRLLDYLVIVGARHPSSDSVAQTPELLRRYPLEDHAEFPLPPDVVFFCQPEGCLSVRQRRMSLRDDTSFVFTLTDKDTGVTRYGICVNFYRSFQKRMPKEKGEAGAGSRGKDGARASCASEELGTESSESGSSLQPPSTDSTPDVNQSPRGKRRAKAGSRSRNSTLTSLCVLSHYPFFSTFRECLYTLKRMVDCCSERLLGKKLGLPRGIQRDTMWRIFTGSLLVEERSSALLHDLREIEAWIYRLLRSPVPVSGQKRVDIEVLPQELQQALTFALPDPSRFSLVDFPLHLPLELLGVDACLQVLTCILLEHKVVLQSRDYNALSMSVMAFVAMIYPLEYMFPVIPLLPTCMASAEQLLLAPTPYIIGVPASFFLYKLDFKMPDDVWLVDLDSSRVIAPTNAEVLPVLPEPESLELKKHLKQALASMSLNTQPILNLEKFHEGQEIPLLLGKPSNDLQSTPSTEFNPLIYGNDVDSVDVATRVAMVRFFNSPNVLQGFQMHTRTLRLFPRPVVAFQAGSFLASRPRQTPFAEKLARTQAVEYFGEWILNPTNYAFQRIHNNMFDPALIGDKPKWYAHQLQPIHYRVYDGNSQLAEALSVPPERDSDSEPTDDSGSDSMEYDDSSSSYSSLGDFVSEMMKCDINGDTPNVDPLTHAALGDASEVKIDELQNQKEAEEPGPDSENSQENPPPRSSTAASSSPSTTVHGASSAPADSAEMDDKAAGGLCRPLPPVPPSVGKSGVDRRQTEIGEGSVRRRTYDNPYFEPQYGFPPEEDEDEQGESYTPRFSQHVSGNRAQRLLRPNSLKLASDSDAESDSRASSPTSTVSNNSTEGFGGIMSFASSLYRNHSTSFSLSNLTLPTKGARDKTTPFPSLKGNRRALVDQKSSVIKHSPTVKREPPSPQGRSSNSSENQQFLKEVVHSVLDGQGVGWLNMKKVRRLLESEQLRVFVLSKLNRTVQSEDDARQDVIPDVEISRKVYKGMLDLLKCTVLSLEQSYAHAGLGGMASIFGLLEIAQTHYYSKEPDKRKRSPTETVITPVGKDLGLAGRGDPKAMAQLRVPQLGPRAPSATGKGPKELDTRSLKEENFVASVGPEVIKPVFDLGETEEKKSQISADSGVSLTSGSQRTDPDSVTGVSPPVMIRSSSQDSEVSTVVSNSSGETLGADSDLSSNAGDGPGGEGSTHLTSSRGTLSDSEIETNSATSAIFGKAHSLKPSVKEKLVGSPVRSSEDVSQRVYLYEGLLGRDKGSMWDQLEDAAMETFSMSKERSTLWDQMQFWEDAFLDAVMLEREGMGMDQGPQEMIDRYLSLGEHDRKRLEDDEDRLLATLLHNLISYMLLVKVNKNDIRKKVRRLMGKSHIGLVYSQQINEVLDQLTDLNGRDLSIRSSGSRHIKKQTFVVHAGTDTNGDIFFMEVCDDCVVLRSNIGTVYERWWYEKLINMTYCPKTKVLCLWRRNGSETQLNKFYTKKCRELYYCVKDSMERAAARQQSIKPGPELGGEFPVQDMKTGEGGLLQVTLEGINLKFMHNQVFIELNHIKKCNTVRGVFVLEEFVPEIKEVVSHKYKTPMAHEICYSVLCLFSYVAAVRSSEEDLRTPPRPVSS; this is translated from the exons ATGGTGCAAAAGAAGAAGTTCTGTCCTCGGTTACTTGACTATCTGGTGATCGTAGGCGCCAG GCACCCGAGCAGTGACAGTGTGGCCCAGACTCCAGAGCTGCTCCGGCGATACCCGCTAGAGGACCATGCCGAGTTTCCCCTGCCCCCAGACGTAGTGTTTTTCTGCCAGCCCGAGGGCTGTCTGAGTGTGCGGCAACGGCGCATGAGCCTGCGGGATGACACCTCTTTTGTCTTCACCCTCACTGACAAGGACACTGGAGTCACGCGTTATGGCATCTGTGTTAACTTCTACCGCTCCTTTCAGAAGCGAATGCCTAAGGAAAAGGGGGAAGCTGGAGCAGGGTCCCGGGGGAAGGACGGAGCCCGGGCCAGCTGTGCCTCAGAAGAGCTTGGCACCGAGAGCTCGGAGAGTGGCTCGTCCCTGCAGCCCCCCAGCACTGACTCCACCCCTGATGTGAACCAGTCTCCTCGTGGAAAGCGCCGGGCCAAGGCGGGGAGCCGTTCCCGCAACAGTACTCTGACGTCCCTGTGCGTGCTCAGCCACTACCCCTTCTTCTCCACCTTCCGGGAGTGTCTGTACACCCTCAAACGTATGGTGGACTGCTGTAGCGAGCGACTGCTGGGCAAGAAGCTGGGCCTCCCTCGAGGCATACAAAG GGACACCATGTGGCGCATCTTTACGGGATCACTGCTAGTGGAGGAGAGGTCAAGTGCCCTTCTGCACGACCTTCGAGAGATTGAGGCCTGGATCTATCGACTGCTGCGTTCCCCGGTCCCCGTCTCTGGGCAGAAGCGAGTAGACATTGAGGTCCTGCCCCAGGAGCTCCAGCAGGCTCTGACCTTTGCTCTCCCAGACCCCTCTCGGTTCAGCCTGGTGGATTTCCCGCTGCACCTTCCCTTGGAACTTCTGGGTGTGGATGCCTGTCTTCAGGTGCTAACCTGCATCCTGTTAGAGCACAAG GTGGTGCTACAGTCCCGAGACTACAACGCACTGTCCATGTCTGTGATGGCATTTGTGGCAATGATCTACCCCCTGGAGTATATGTTTCCTGTTATCCCACTGCTGCCCACCTGTATGGCATCAGCAGAGCAG CTGCTGTTGGCTCCAACGCCGTACATCATCGGTGTCCCTGCCAGCTTCTTCCTCTACAAACTGGACTTCAAAATGCCTGATGATGTATGGCTAGTGGATCTGGACAGCAGTCGG GTGATTGCTCCCACCAATGCAGAAGTGCTACCTGTCCTGCCAGAACCAGAGTCATTAGAATTGAAAAAACACTTAAAGCAG GCCCTCGCCAGCATGAGTCTCAACACCCAGCCAATCCTCAATCTGGAGAAATTCCATGAGGGCCAGGAGATCCCCCTTCTCTTGGGAAAGCCTTCTAATGACCTGCAGTCCACACCGTCCACTGAATTCAACCCTCTCATCTATGGCAATGACGTGGATTCTGTGGATGTCGCCACCAG AGTGGCCATGGTCCGTTTCTTCAACTCCCCCAACGTGCTGCAGGGCTTTCAGATGCACACGCGCACCCTGCGTCTCTTCCCGCGGCCTGTGGTAGCTTTTCAGGCTGGCTCCTTTCTAGCCTCACGTCCCCGGCAGACTCCTTTCGCTGAGAAATTGGCCAGGACTCAGGCTGTGGAGTACTTTGGGGAATGGATCCTTAACCCCACCAACTATGCCTTTCAGCGAATTCACAACA ACATGTTTGATCCGGCTCTGATCGGTGACAAGCCAAAGTGGTATGCTCACCAGCTGCAGCCCATCCATTATCGAGTCTATGATGGCAATTCCCAGCTGGCGGAGGCGCTGAGTGTGCCCCCAGAGCGTGACTCCGATTCTGAGCCCACTGATGACAG TGGCAGTGATAGTATGGAGTATGATGACTCAAGCTCTTCTTACTCCTCCCTTGGTGACTTTGTTAGTGAAATGATGAAATGTGACATCAATGGTGATACTCCTA ACGTGGATCCTCTGACACATGCGGCCTTGGGAGATGCCAGTGAGGTGAAGATTGACGAGCTGCAGAaccagaaggaagcagaggaacCTGGCCCAGACAGCGAGAACTCGCAGGAAAACCCCCCACCGCGCTCCAGCACCGCcgccagcagcagccccagcaccACCGTCCACGGAGCCAGTTCT GCACCTGCTGACTCAGCGGAGATGGATGATAAGGCGGCAGGAGGCCTCTGCAGACCCCTCCCTCCCGTGCCTCCCAGCGTTGGCAAATCGGGCGTGGACAGGCGTCAGACAGAAATTGGAGAGGGGTCAGTGCGCCGGCGAACCTATGACAACCCATACTTCGAGCCCCAATATGGCTTTCCCCCTGAGGAAGATGAGGATGAGCAGGGGGAAAGTTATACTCCCCGATTCAGCCAACATGTCAGTGGCAATCG GGCTCAAAGGCTGCTGCGGCCCAACAGCTTGAAACTGGCAAGCGACTCCGATGCAGAGTCAGACTCTCGAGCGAGCTCTCCCACCTCCACCGTCTCCAACAACAGCACCGAGGGCTTCGGGGGCATCATGTCTTTTGCCA GCAGCCTATATCGGAACCACAGTACAAGCTTCAGTCTTTCAAACCTCACACTGCCCACCAAAGGTGCTCGGGACAAGACCACGCCCTTCCCCAGTCTGAAAG GAAACAGGAGGGCCTTAGTGGACCAGAAGTCATCTGTCATTAAACACAGCCCAACAGTGAAGAGAGAGCCTCCATCACCCCAGGGTCGATCCAGCAATTCTAg TGAGAACCAGCAGTTCCTGAAGGAGGTGGTGCACAGCGTGCTGGATGGCCAGGGGGTTGGCTGGCTCAACATGAAAAAGGTGCGACGGCTGCTGGAGAGCGAGCAGCTGCGAGTCTTCGTCCTGAGCAAGCTGAACCGCACCGTGCAGTCAGAGGACGATGCCCGGCAGGACGTCATCCCAGATGTG GAGATCAGCCGAAAGGTGTACAAGGGAATGCTAGACCTGCTCAAGTGCACGGTGCTCAGTCTGGAGCAGTCCTATGCCCACGCAGGTCTCGGCGGCATGGCCAGCATCTTCGGCCTTCTGGAGATCGCGCAGACCCACTATTATAGCAAAG AACCAGACAAGCGGAAGAGAAGTCCAACAGAGACTGTAATTACACCAGTTGGCAAGGATCTTGGCCTGGCCGGGCGGGGAGACCCAAAGGCGATGGCACAGCTAAGAGTTCCCCAGCTGGGACCTCGGGCACCAAGTGCTACAGGAAAGGGTCCCAAGGAACTGGACACCAGAAGTTTAAAGGAAGAGAATTTTGTAGCGTCTGTTG GGCCTGAAGTAATCAAACCTGTCTTCGACCTTGGtgagacagaggagaaaaagtCCCAGATCAGCGCAGATAGTGGTGTGAGCCTGACATCTGGTTCCCAG AGGACTGATCCCGACTCCGTCACTGGTGTGAGTCCACCTGTTATGATCCGAAGTTCAAGTCAGGATTCTGAAGTTAGCACCGTG gtGAGTAATAGTTCTGGAGAGACCCTTGGAGCAGACAGTGACTTGAGCAGCAACGCAGGTGATGGACCAGGTGGCGAGGGAAGCACCCACTTGACAAGCTCTCGGGGTACTTTGTCTGATAGTGAAATTGAGACCAACTCTGCCACCAGCGCCATCTTT GGTAAAGCCCACAGCTTGAAGCCGAGTGTAAAGGAGAAGCTGGTGGGCAGCCCAGTACGCTCTTCTGAAGATGTAAGCCAGCGAGTTTATCTCTACGAGGGACTCCTAG GAAGGGACAAAGGATCGATGTGGGACCAGTTAGAGGATGCTGCTATGGAGACCTTTTCTATGA GCAAAGAACGTTCTACCTTATGGGACCAAATGCAGTTCTGGGAAGATGCGTTCTTAGATGCTGTGATGTTGGAGAGAGAAGGGATGGGTATGGACCAGGGTCCCCAGGAAATGATAGACAG GTACCTGTCCTTGGGAGAACATGACCGGAAGCGCCTAGAGGATGATGAAGATCGCTTGCTGGCCACACTGTTGCACAATCTCATCTCCTACATGCTCCTGGTGAAG GTAAATAAGAATGACATCCGGAAGAAAGTGAGACGCCTAATGGGAAAGTCCCATATTGGGCTTGTGTACAGCCAGCAAATCAATGAAGTGCTTGATCAGCTGACAGACCTG AATGGACGTGATCTTTCTATTCGGTCCAGTGGCAGCCGGCACATAAAGAAGCAGACATTTGTGGTACATGCGGGGACAGACACAAATGGAGATATCTTTTTTATGGAG GTGTGTGACGACTGCGTGGTGTTACGCAGTAACATCGGGACGGTATACGAGCGCTGGTGGTACGAGAAGCTCATCAACATGACCTACTGTCCCAAGACCAAGGTCTTGTGCTTGTGGCGTAGAAACGGCTCTGAGACCCAGCTCAACAAATTCTACACCAAGAAG TGTCGGGAGCTGTACTACTGTGTGAAGGATAGCATGGAGCGTGCGGCCGCCCGCCAGCAAAGCATCAAACCTG GACCTGAACTAGGTGGCGAGTTCCCTGTGCAGGACATGAAGACTGGTGAGGGTGGCTTGCTGCAGGTCACCCTAGAAGGGATCAATCTCAAGTTCATGCACAACCAG GTTTTCATAGAGCTGAATCACATTAAAAAGTGCAATACAGTTCGAGGCGTCTTTGTCCTGGAGGAATTTG TTCCTGAAATTAAAGAAGTGGTGAGCCACAAGTACAAGACACCAATG GCCCACGAGATCTGCTACTCTGTGTTGTGTCTCTTCTCGTATGTGGCTGCAGTTCGTAGCAGTGAGGAAGATCTCAGAACCCCACCCCGGCCCGTCTCTAGCTGA